One Scophthalmus maximus strain ysfricsl-2021 chromosome 1, ASM2237912v1, whole genome shotgun sequence genomic region harbors:
- the poglut1 gene encoding protein O-glucosyltransferase 1, producing the protein MMERVRLWRVFILLRLCGLCSVGAAGEEWKKLRQDISEAVDGHTPCSPVNCSCHLSVLHHDLRPFKAGISEDVMAATVQRGVGTHYQIIGHKLYREHSCMFPARCSGVEHFILELIDRLPDLEMVVNVRDYPQVPNWVQPTLPVFSFSKTSDYQDIMYPAWTFWEGGPAVWPIYPTGLGRWDLMREDLQKSAAQWPWRKKESRGFFRGSRTSPERDPLIILSREAPELVDAEYTKNQAWKSEKDTLGRPPATEIPLVDHCKYKYLFNFRGVAASFRLKHLFLCGSLVFHVGDEWQEFFYPQLQPWVHYIPVQQDLSDLRELLQFVKENDVIAQEIATRGKEFILDHLRMQDVSCYWEKLLSDFSRLLTYKPRRKSGYNQIVHRGSSSRTEL; encoded by the exons ATGATGGAGCGAGTTCGGCTGTGGAGGGTTTTCATCCTGTTGCGACTCTGTGGTTTGTGTTCCGTCGGGGCTGCAG GTGAAGAGTGGAAGAAACTCAGACAGGACATATCCGAGGCTGTTGACGGACACACTCCCTGCAGCCCTGTCAACTGTAGCTGCCACCTGAG TGTTCTGCATCATGACCTGCGGCCCTTCAAAGCTGGAATCTCCGAGGACGTCATGGCTGCGACGGTCCAGAGAGGCGTGGGGACACACTACCAGATCATTGGTCACAAGTTGTACAGGGAACACAGCTGCATGTTTCCTGCAAG GTGCAGCGGCGTGGAGCACTTCATCCTTGAGCTGATCGATCGGCTTCCCGACCTGGAGATGGTGGTGAACGTCAGAGATTATCCTCAAGTCCCCAACTGGGTGCAACCGACTCTGCCTGTCTTCTCCTTCAGTAAG ACGTCGGACTACCAGGACATCATGTATCCGGCCTGGACCTTCTGGGAGGGTGGACCTGCTGTGTGGCCCATTTACCCCACGGGACTGGGGAGGTGGGATCTGATGAGGGAGGATCTTCAAAA GTCTGCAGCTCAGTGGCCGTGGAGGAAGAAGGAGTCCAGGGGATTCTTCAGAGGCTCACG GACGAGTCCAGAGCGAGACCCGCTGATCATTCTGTCCAGAGAAGCTCCGGAGCTGGTGGATGCCGAGTACACGAAGAACCAGGCCTGGAAGTCTGAGAAG GATACACTCGGGAGACCCCCGGCCACAGAAATCCCGCTGGTCGATCACTGCAAATACAA GTATTTATTCAACTTCCGGGGCGTGGCCGCCAGCTTCCGCCTCAAACACCTCTTCCTCTGCGGCTCTCTGGTGTTTCACGTGGGCGACGAGTGGCAGGAATTCTTTTACCCTCAGCTCCAGCCCTGGGTCCACTACATCCCCGTCCAGCAGGATCTCTCCGACCTCCG GGAACTTCTGCAGTTTGTGAAAGAGAACGACGTCATTGCGCAGGAGATCGCCACGAG GGGAAAGGAATTTATCTTGGATCATCTGCGGATGCAAGATGTTTCCTGCTACTGGGAGAAACTCCTCTCCGACTTCAGCCGCCTTCTAACCTACAAACCCAGAAGGAAGAGCGGCTACAACCAGATCGtccacagaggcagcagcagccggacCGAGCTGTAA